From Alosa sapidissima isolate fAloSap1 chromosome 7, fAloSap1.pri, whole genome shotgun sequence, the proteins below share one genomic window:
- the apex2 gene encoding DNA-(apurinic or apyrimidinic site) lyase 2 isoform X2, with protein sequence MQSRKHWIHLMLKLFVSKKQKLQVRITAIQSRGRGRHGDLLDEKTAIVEGYNSYFSFSRGRSGYSGVATFCKDSATPFAAEEGLTGLLTNNGEAVGCYGDQKEFSNEELQLLDNEGRAVITQHQIRGPDGPQTLAVVNVYCPRADPEKPERKLFKLQFYQLLQARAEALLASGCHVIVLGDINTSHRPIDHCDPDDIDNFEDNPGRKWLNGFLFGVTEEEQDVGSDHDPDFSRKPTECGGKFVDTFRFFHPSRPQAFTCWNTLTGARQTNYGTRIDYIFGSCALVETHFVGVDIMPEVEGSDHCPVWGHLGCEVVPSARCPPFCTRYMPEFVGKQQKLSRFLVKMADQKPNVVESKEAKDTTLPGSQETEEIRENLHPLGLGSSAGRKRGPDGIAESSAPKGKKSKVAKATPAKPQGSLLAFFKPKGPTAEQKPKISAELTARTKDTAAENSNSHAGRNSDSPLVSGPNMNNPSGKGVSDQNSTVEVSGQEPDEGGAAPPVEGGASKKEACLPSFWKAVLRGPPQPPPCKVHNEPCVLRTVKKAGPTMGRQFFVCARPQGHASNPQARCNFFAWVDKGK encoded by the exons ATGCAATCAAGAAAACACTGGATTCATTTGATGCTGAAATTATTTGTGTCCAAGAAACAAAAGTTACAAGTAAGAATCACTGCCATTCAGTCACGCGGACGCGGAAGGCATG GGGACCTGCTTGATGAAAAAACAGCAATTGTAGAAGGGTATAACTCGTACTTCAGCTTCAGCAGAGGACGCAGTGGTTACTCAG GGGTGGCAACCTTTTGCAAGGACAGTGCCACTCCGTTTGCTGCAGAAGAAGGTTTGACTGGCCTCTTGACCAACAATGGGGAAGCTGTTGGGTGCTATGGTGACCAGAAAGAGTTCTCCAATGAGGAGCTGCAGTTGCTTGACAATGAGGGGAGAGCTGTCATCACACAACATCAAATTAG GGGTCCAGATGGACCACAGACACTGGCCGTTGTGAACGTGTACTGCCCTCGGGCTGACCCAGAGAAGCCAGAGCGCAAACTCTTCAAGCTGCAGTTCTACCAGCTGCTGCAGGCGCGGGCTGAAGCACTGCTGGCATCTGGGTG cCATGTGATTGTTTTGGGCGATATCAATACTTCCCACCGGCCCATAGACCACTGTGATCCTGATGACATT GACAATTTTGAGGACAACCCTGGCAGGAAGTGGCTTAATGGTTTCCTGTTTGGGGTCACAGAGGAGGAACAGGACGTCGGCTCAGATCATGATCCCGACTTCTCCAGGAAGCCGACCGAATGTGGCGGGAAGTTTGTCGACACCTTCCGATTCTTCCACCCGTCCCGTCCGCAAGCTTTCACCTGTTGGAACACGCTCACGGGAGCGCGGCAGACCAACTACGGCACGCGCATCGACTACATCTTTGGCAGCTGTGCCCTGGTCGAGACTCACTTCGTAGGAGTGGACATCATGCCCGAGGTGGAGGGATCGGACCACTGTCCTGTCTGGGGACACTTGGGTTGCGAGGTTGTGCCCAGTGCCCGCTGTCCGCCTTTTTGCACACGCTACATGCCCGAGTTTGTGGGCAAGCAGCAGAAGCTCTCCCGCTTCCTGGTTAAGATGGCCGACCAGAAACCAAACGTGGTTGAGTCCAAAGAAGCCAAAGACACAACTCTTCCTGGCTCCCAGGAAACAGAGGAGATCCGAGAGAACCTGCACCCCCTCGGTTTGGGGTCCAGTGCCGGGAGGAAACGGGGGCCTGATGGGATAGCCGAGTCCTCCGCGCCAAAGGGGAAGAAGAGCAAAGTGGCAAAGGCAACACCAGCAAAACCTCAGGGAAGCCTTCTGGCCTTCTTCAAACCCAAAGGGCCTACTGCAGAACAAAAACCAAAGATCTCCGCTGAGCTCACGGCTAGGACTAAGGACACCGCTGCAGAAAACTCCAACAGCCATGCAGGGAGGAATAGTGACTCCCCACTGGTGTCTGGACCTAATATGAACAATCCAAGTGGGAAGGGAGTATCTGATCAGAACAGTACGGTAGAGGTCAGTGGCCAGGAGCCAGACGAGGGTGGAGCGGCACCTCCGGTGGAGGGCGGAGCTTCAAAGAAAGAGGCATGCCTGCCTAGTTTCTGGAAGGCGGTCCTACGAGGTCCACCGCAGCCACCTCCCTGTAAGGTCCACAATGAGCCCTGCGTCCTGCGCACTGTGAAGAAGGCGGGGCCTACCATGGGCCGCCAGTTCTTTGTTTGCGCCAGACCACAAGGCCACGCCTCCAATCCCCAAGCCAGGTGCAACTTCTTTGCTTGGGTGGACAAAGGGAAGTAG
- the apex2 gene encoding DNA-(apurinic or apyrimidinic site) lyase 2 isoform X1 has protein sequence MTFAPQVFAIKCADESRHVKMKIVTWNINGIRTFKNAIKKTLDSFDAEIICVQETKVTRDLLDEKTAIVEGYNSYFSFSRGRSGYSGVATFCKDSATPFAAEEGLTGLLTNNGEAVGCYGDQKEFSNEELQLLDNEGRAVITQHQIRGPDGPQTLAVVNVYCPRADPEKPERKLFKLQFYQLLQARAEALLASGCHVIVLGDINTSHRPIDHCDPDDIDNFEDNPGRKWLNGFLFGVTEEEQDVGSDHDPDFSRKPTECGGKFVDTFRFFHPSRPQAFTCWNTLTGARQTNYGTRIDYIFGSCALVETHFVGVDIMPEVEGSDHCPVWGHLGCEVVPSARCPPFCTRYMPEFVGKQQKLSRFLVKMADQKPNVVESKEAKDTTLPGSQETEEIRENLHPLGLGSSAGRKRGPDGIAESSAPKGKKSKVAKATPAKPQGSLLAFFKPKGPTAEQKPKISAELTARTKDTAAENSNSHAGRNSDSPLVSGPNMNNPSGKGVSDQNSTVEVSGQEPDEGGAAPPVEGGASKKEACLPSFWKAVLRGPPQPPPCKVHNEPCVLRTVKKAGPTMGRQFFVCARPQGHASNPQARCNFFAWVDKGK, from the exons ATGACATTTGCCCCTCAAGTGTTCGCCATCAAGTGTGCAGATGAGTCCAGGCACGTAAAAATGAAGATTGTGACTTGGAATATCAACGGTATACGGACATTTAAGAATGCAATCAAGAAAACACTGGATTCATTTGATGCTGAAATTATTTGTGTCCAAGAAACAAAAGTTACAA GGGACCTGCTTGATGAAAAAACAGCAATTGTAGAAGGGTATAACTCGTACTTCAGCTTCAGCAGAGGACGCAGTGGTTACTCAG GGGTGGCAACCTTTTGCAAGGACAGTGCCACTCCGTTTGCTGCAGAAGAAGGTTTGACTGGCCTCTTGACCAACAATGGGGAAGCTGTTGGGTGCTATGGTGACCAGAAAGAGTTCTCCAATGAGGAGCTGCAGTTGCTTGACAATGAGGGGAGAGCTGTCATCACACAACATCAAATTAG GGGTCCAGATGGACCACAGACACTGGCCGTTGTGAACGTGTACTGCCCTCGGGCTGACCCAGAGAAGCCAGAGCGCAAACTCTTCAAGCTGCAGTTCTACCAGCTGCTGCAGGCGCGGGCTGAAGCACTGCTGGCATCTGGGTG cCATGTGATTGTTTTGGGCGATATCAATACTTCCCACCGGCCCATAGACCACTGTGATCCTGATGACATT GACAATTTTGAGGACAACCCTGGCAGGAAGTGGCTTAATGGTTTCCTGTTTGGGGTCACAGAGGAGGAACAGGACGTCGGCTCAGATCATGATCCCGACTTCTCCAGGAAGCCGACCGAATGTGGCGGGAAGTTTGTCGACACCTTCCGATTCTTCCACCCGTCCCGTCCGCAAGCTTTCACCTGTTGGAACACGCTCACGGGAGCGCGGCAGACCAACTACGGCACGCGCATCGACTACATCTTTGGCAGCTGTGCCCTGGTCGAGACTCACTTCGTAGGAGTGGACATCATGCCCGAGGTGGAGGGATCGGACCACTGTCCTGTCTGGGGACACTTGGGTTGCGAGGTTGTGCCCAGTGCCCGCTGTCCGCCTTTTTGCACACGCTACATGCCCGAGTTTGTGGGCAAGCAGCAGAAGCTCTCCCGCTTCCTGGTTAAGATGGCCGACCAGAAACCAAACGTGGTTGAGTCCAAAGAAGCCAAAGACACAACTCTTCCTGGCTCCCAGGAAACAGAGGAGATCCGAGAGAACCTGCACCCCCTCGGTTTGGGGTCCAGTGCCGGGAGGAAACGGGGGCCTGATGGGATAGCCGAGTCCTCCGCGCCAAAGGGGAAGAAGAGCAAAGTGGCAAAGGCAACACCAGCAAAACCTCAGGGAAGCCTTCTGGCCTTCTTCAAACCCAAAGGGCCTACTGCAGAACAAAAACCAAAGATCTCCGCTGAGCTCACGGCTAGGACTAAGGACACCGCTGCAGAAAACTCCAACAGCCATGCAGGGAGGAATAGTGACTCCCCACTGGTGTCTGGACCTAATATGAACAATCCAAGTGGGAAGGGAGTATCTGATCAGAACAGTACGGTAGAGGTCAGTGGCCAGGAGCCAGACGAGGGTGGAGCGGCACCTCCGGTGGAGGGCGGAGCTTCAAAGAAAGAGGCATGCCTGCCTAGTTTCTGGAAGGCGGTCCTACGAGGTCCACCGCAGCCACCTCCCTGTAAGGTCCACAATGAGCCCTGCGTCCTGCGCACTGTGAAGAAGGCGGGGCCTACCATGGGCCGCCAGTTCTTTGTTTGCGCCAGACCACAAGGCCACGCCTCCAATCCCCAAGCCAGGTGCAACTTCTTTGCTTGGGTGGACAAAGGGAAGTAG